TGAAAAAGTAAAAAAAATAGATCCTATTATTGCTAAAAAAATGGGATTTGATTCTTATTTTGCTGTCTCTGGACAAACTTATCCTAGAAAATTAGATAGTCAAATTCTTAATATTCTAAGTAGTATTGCTCAATCATCTTTTAAATTTAGTAATGATATTAGACTACTTCAACATTTAAAAGAAATTGAAGAACCTTTTGAAAAATCTCAAATCGGTTCTTCTGCTATGGCTTACAAAAGAAACCCTATGAGAAGTGAACGTATTGGTTCTCTTGCTCGTTATGTCATTGCAGATGCTATCAATCCAGCTATTACTGCTTCAACTCAATGGTTTGAAAGAACTCTAGATGATTCTGCAAATAAAAGAATTAGTGTTCCTGAAGCTTTTTTATGTGTTGATGCTATTTTAACTTTATATAGAAATATAGTTGATGGTCTTGTAGTTTATCCTAAAGTTATTGAAAAACACTTAAATGCTGAGCTTCCATTCATGGCTACTGAAAATATAATGATGGATGCTGTTAAAGCTGGAGGAAATAGACAAGAATTACATGAAAAAATAAGAATTCATTCAATGGCAGCTGGACGTGTTGTTAAGTCTGAAGGAAAACCTAATGATTTATTAGAAAGAATTGCTAATGATAAATCTTTTGGTCTAACTTTTGAAGAATTATCTTCTATTATGGATGCTAAAAATTTTGTTGGAAGATCTCCTGAACAAACAGAAGAATTTATCAATGAAATTATAAAACCTATTCTTGAAAAAAATATTGATTTAATAGATAATAATGCTAACGAAGTTAGAGTTTAATTTAATAATTATATATAAATTTAATATTTATATATTATCATAAAAAACAAATATTTTAGGAGGATTTTAATTATGGTAAAAGCTATTGTAGGTGCATGTTGGGGAGACGAAGGAAAAGGGAAAATAACTGATATTCTTGCTACTAGTGCAGATATTGTTATTCGTTTTCAAGGAGGAAGTAACGCTGGTCATACAATTATAAATGATTATGGTAAGTTCGCTCTTCATCAAATGCCTAGTGGTGTTTTTAACAAAAATACAGTAAATATTATTGGGACTGGAGTTGCCTTTAATGTTCCTTATTTTGTAAAAGAAATGAATTATTTAAAAGAAAATGGTGTTCCAACTCCAAAAATTTTAATTTCTGATAGGGTTCAACTTCTTATGCCTTATCATATTTTATTAGATTCTTATGAAGAAGCTCGTCTTGCAGACAAACAATTCGGATCAACTAAATCTGGAATTGCTCCTTTCTATTCTGATAAATATGCTAAAATAGGAATTCAAATTTCTCATTTATTTGATGAAGAAGTTTTAAGAGATAGAATCAATAATGCTTGTGAAATTAAAAATGTTTTAATCAAACATTTATATAACAAACCTCTTCTTAATGCTGAAGAAATATTCAATGAAGTAATCCAATATAGAGATTTAGTTGCTCCTTATGTTGTAAATACTACTGAATATCTTCACAAAGCTGTTAAAGAAGGAAAAGAAATTTTACTTGAGGGTCAATTAGGAGCTTTAAAAGATCCTGATCATGGAATTTTCCCTATGACTACTTCATCTTCTACTTTAGCAGGATTTGGAGCAATCGGTGCTTGTTTACCACCTCACTCAATTAAAAAAGTTTATACAGTAGCAAAAGCTTACTCTTCAGCTGTAGGAGAAGGGGCATTTGTTAGTGAAATATTTGGAGATGAAGCTCAAGAGCTTCGTGTTCGTGGAGGAGACGCTGGAGAATTTGGAGCGACTACGGGAAGACCTAGAAGAATGGGATGGTTTGATTGTGTTGCTACTCGTTACGGATGTATATTACAAGGTACAACTGATGTAGCTTTTACTGCTATTGATGTACTTAGCTATCTTGATGAAATCCCTGTATGTATTGGTTATGAAATTAATGGAGAAGTTACTAGAGAATTCCCTGTAACATCTCTTTTAGAAAAAGCTAAACCTGTATATAAAGTTTTACCAGGATGGAAAACTGATATAAGAGGAATTAATAATTATGATGAATTACCTGATAATGCTAAAAATTATGTTGAATTCATAGAAAAAGAATTAGGATTCCCTGTAACAATTGTTTCTAATGGTCCTAAGAGACATGAAATTATGTATAGATAATAAAATATTTATAATTGAAAACTTACACTAATTAGTGTAAGTTTTTTTTATCTATATGGTATAATTATAAGTGTGTTTGCTATTATTTAGGGAGGACTTATGACAAAATTAGAGTTTCAATTTGATAAACAGTCTCATGAAAAATATTATATTCAACTATACAAAATATTTACTAATAAAATTTCATCTGGAGTTTTGAAAGCTGGCTCTAAAATGCCTTCTATCAGAAAAACAGCTTTAAATTTAAAAATTAATATCAATACTGTTCTCCAAGCCTATAACCTACTTGAACAAAATGGTTATATTGAAAAAATCCATGGAAAAGGATCTTATGTTAAAAAAATTTCTGATTTTTCTTTGGATCAAAAAGTAAAACCTCTACTTGATAGTTTTAAGCACGGCCAAATTATTAAAAATAAAATAATTAATTTTTCTAATGGAACTCCTCCTTCAGAATATTTTCCTGCTGCTATTTATCAAGATCTTTCAAATAGAATAATTAATACTTATCATGGAGATATATTTTCATACCAAGACGTACAAGGAGTTTTAAGTTTAAGAAAAGTTTTAGCTGATGATTTAGAAAAAGATGATATTTTTGTAAATCCAGAAGAAATTATTATCACTTCTGGAACTCAACAATCATTAGATATAATTCTAAAACTATTTAAAAATTCATCTAACCTAACTGTTGGTCTTTCTGCTCCTACATATCCAAATGCATTAAATATTTTTTCAAACTCTTGTAATATTAAATCAATTGATTTAAAAAATGATGGATGGAACATGGAAGAATTTGAAGAAATATTAAAACGAGAAAAAATAAAATTAGTTTATGAAGTTATTAATTTTCAAAATCCAACTGGTATTAAATGGAGCGACTCTAAAAAACAAAAACTATTAAAATTAGCTAAAAAATATGATTTCTATATAATTGAAGATGATAGTTTTTCAGAATTTTATTATACTGATAATCGTCCTTTTCCTCTAAAAAGTTTTGATCAAGTTGATCACGAAAGAGTTATATATATAAAAACATATTCTAAAAGTATTATGCCTGGTCTTGGATTAGCTTTGGTTATTCCTCCAAAAAAATTGATTGAAAAATCTATTTTCATAAAATATGGATTAGACACTAATACTTCTGGTTTAAATCAAAAAATACTAGAACTTTTTATTAAAGAACAATATTTAGAAGAACATTTAACTTTTCTTAGACAAGAATTTAAAGAAAAATATTTATATATGATTAAACTCTTATCTGAAGTTCCTTATATCACTGTTTTAAATATTCCTGAAGGAGGTTTTTTTATCTGGATATTACTTTCTCAACATATTAAAGGGGAACTTTTTTATGAAAAATGTAAAGAATCTAATCTTTCAATTCTTCCGGGAAATGTTTTTTATAATGATAAACTAAGCACTTATAAAATTCGTTTAACTTTTGTATCTGCTAATTTAAAAGAAATAAAAGAAGGAATTGAAACAATTAAAAATATTCTTTTAACTTGTGCTCCACCTAAAAACAACAAATCTAAAATTATACTATAAAAGGAGAATAATATGGAAAAAATGAAATTTCTTTTCGGGCCTGTACCTTCAAGAAGACTTGGACGTTCTCTAGGAATTAGTCCTATACCTAAAAAAACTTGTAATTATTCTTGCATTTACTGTCAGTTGGGTAGAACCAACAAAATGACTAATATAAGACAAGAATTTTTCAAAATTGAAAATATTTTAAATGAATTTAAAATATATTTAAAAGATTCTGATAAATTTGATATTATTACTATTGTTGGAGAGGGTGAACCTACCCTATACTCTCAATTAGGAAATTTAATTTTAGAATTAAAAAAATTAACAGATAAACCAATTGCTGTTATTACAAATGGAGCTCTGTTTTCAGACGAAAATGTATTCAAAGAATTACTTAATGCTGACTTTGTACTACCTTCATTAGATGCATATAATGAAGAACTTTCTAAAAAAATAGATAGACCCCATGGAAGTATCTCTTTTGAAAAAGAAATTAATGGTCTAATCAATTTTTCAAATACTTATAAAGGAAATTTATGGATAGAAATTATGTTAATTGATGGTTTTAATAGTGATAAAAATTCTATTTCAAATTTTAAAAAACTTTTAAGAAAAATAAAATATGATAGATTATATTTAAATACTCCTGTAAGACCACCTGCTGAAAATTTTGTTAAAACAGTCAGCAAATCCGTTATGGAGTATGCTTCTAAAGAACTTGGAGGAATTTCTATTGATATGCTTAGTTCTGGATTTTTCTTTAGTGAAATTAAAGATTCAATTGAAGCTATTTTAAGTATTATAAGAAGACACCCTATGAATCAATTCGAATTAGAAAGTTTTCTTCAATCAAGAAAAATTAAAGATATTAGTAAATTTATAGAAAAAATAGAAGAAAATAATAAAGTTAACGTTATTAACTATAAAGGTATTAAAACCTATAGATTAAAATAAAGATAAGGAGTTTTTGATGGAAAAAATTATTAAAAAAGTTGCTGCAATACATGATTTATCTGGATTTGGAAGAGCTTCTTTAACGAGTATTATACCTATTCTTTCTAATATGGGAATACAAGTTTGCCCTTTACCTACTGCAATACTCTCAACTCATACAGGAGGATTTAAAAATTTTAGTTTTATAGATTTAACTAATAGTATGCCTAACTTTATTAATCATTGGAAAACTTTAGGTCTAGAATTTGATTGTATTTATTCTGGATTTTTAGGATCTTCTAAACAAATAGATATAGTTTCTGACTTTATTGATTTTTTTGGAAATAATGATAACTTAATTGTTGTTGACCCTGTTATGGGAGATGAAGGTAGTTTATATAATACAATGGAGAAAAATATTGTATATAAAATGAGAAATTTAATACACAAAGCTGATATTATAACACCTAATTTTACAGAACTTTGCCTTTTACTAAATAAAGAATATAATTCTCTCATTTCTGAAAAAGAAATAAAATCTTGGATTTTTGAATTAGCTAAGACCGGACCAAACATTATTATTGTAACTAGTGTACCTGAAGAAAAAAATTCTTTAGAAAAATTCTCTAATGTAATTGCGTATGATAAAAAGAATAATGTATTTTGGAAAACTACATGTAAATTTATACCTACCTCTTATCCTGGAACTGGAGATAGCTTTACAAGTGTTCTTATTGGAAGTTTATTACAAAAAGATAGCTTACCTATGGCTATTGATAAAGCAACTAATTTTATTAATCAATGTATTAGAGCTAGCTATGGTTTTAAATATCCAAATAGGGAAGGTATTTTATTAGAAAAAATGTTACCTATATTAAATATGCCTCTTGTTAACAGTAACTATGAGCTTTTAGAAAATGATTTAAAATAAAAAAGGAGCTTCTTAAAGATGCCCCTTTTTTTATAAATTCATTTTTTGTAGGTCTTTTTATTTTACTTTTCCTAAAGCTTGCTCTAAATCAGCAATTATATCTTCAACATTTTCTAATCCTAAAGATAATCTTACTAACCCTTCTGGAATTCCTGCTGCTGCTAGTTCTTCTTTAGTATAAGTCGAATGAGTCATTGATGCTGGATGTTGAATTAAAGTTTCTGTATCTCCTAATGAAACAGCTAATCCAAACATTTCAACATTATTTAATAATGTTTTTCCTGCTTCAAATCCACCTGTTAATTCAAATGATAACATACCACCAAAATTTTTCATTTGTTTTTTTGCAATTTCATGTCCTTCATGAGATTCTAGTCCTGGATAATATACTTTTGAAATTTTAGGATGCGCTTCTAACCATTTTGCTACTGTCATTGCATTTTCACAATGTCTTTGCATTCTTACTTCAAATGTTTTTAATCCTCTTACTATTAAATTTGCTTCTGCTGGTCCCAATACAGAACCTGTCATATCTTTAATTCCTACTAATTTTATTTGATTAATTACATCTTTTGGTCCCACTGCAAAACCTGCAACTACGTCTCCATGTCCATTTATATATTTTGTTGCTGAATGAACGACTATATCTGCCCCTAAAGTTAGTGGATTTTGATTATATGGAGAAGCAAATGTATTATCTACTATTACACTTGTATATGGGTTTTCATGAGCTATTTTAGATAATGCTTCTATATCTGCTATTTTTAAATTGGGATTTGCTGGTGTTTCCAAATAAACTACTCTAGTATTTTCTTTCATAGCTGCCTTTACTGCATCTAAATCTCCTGTATTTAAAAATGTTACTTCGATTCCAAATCTAGTTAATCCATGATTTAGTAATGCAAATGTACACCCATATAATGTTGTATCTGCTATTACATGATCTCCTGCTTTTAATAATGTCCATAAAGTTGAAGAGATTGCACCCATTCCTGCTGCCATTCCTGCTGCTGCTTCTCCATGTTCTAAAGCTGCTACTTTTCTTTCTGCTAAGGCTACTGTAGGATTTCCTAATCTACTATAAATATACCCTTCTTCTTTTCCTGAAAATCTAGCTGCTCCTTGCTCTGTAGAATCAAATACAAAAGTAGATGTTTGAAATACAGGTGCCGATAAAGATCCAAATGGATTTTTTTCATTTCCTGCATGAATTGCTATTGTTCCTATTCCTTTTCCTTTTAAATCGTGCATTACAATTCCCCCTTATATTTTATTTATATTTAAATCTTTTTGATTGCATTTAAGACATTTTTGTCGTTTTTAGTTTTGCTTATCATAATTAATTTATAATACTTTTTTGTTTTTTTGTCAAATCCAACTGTTATATAACAGTTATTATTTTAAGTTGTCTTTCCTTTATTTATAATCAATTATCCCACGTTAAATAAGTGTTATATAACACTTATTTAATACAAAAAGAGTCAATCTTAATATTCTAAGATTGACTCTAAAATAATTTGTTTACTTATGTTTTTCTACATAAATGAAATTATACACATTTATCAAATAGATTTATACATAAAAGATTAAATATATTTTTTAAACTACCTAGAATTTTATTTGTAATATTTATTGATATTATTATGTTTATTATTAATATGCTTATTATAATTATTATAAATAATCTATTTAGTAGTAACATTATATATTCTTCTCCTTCTCTTTTTTATTTTAAGAGATTATATCTGATTCTAATAAAATTGTCAAGAAAAAATAAAAAAAGATGCATATACATCTTTTTTTACAATAATCTTTCTGCAACTCTTACTTTTACTAAAGCATCTTGCAAAGATTTTTGAGCCATCACTATTTGTTTATCCTCATTTAATTTTTCTAATTTTTTCTGCGCAAACTCTAGTTCTTTCTTAGCTTGCAATAAATCTATTTCATCTGGTAACATAGCTTCATCTACTATAATTAAAACTTTTTCTTTATTAATTTCTAAAAAACCTCCAGAAATATAATAACTTATTTCATCAGATTTATTAAGTCTTAT
This genomic stretch from Fusobacterium sp. JB019 harbors:
- the purB gene encoding adenylosuccinate lyase; its protein translation is MKSKYINPLNSRYASKEMSYIFSQDNKFKTWRKLWIALAETEKELGLNITEEQINEMKKYQDDINYEIAEAREKIVRHDVMSHVFAFGSQAKSAMPIIHLGATSCYVGDNTDIIIMTQGLRLIKKQLINVINELSKFCLEYKDLPTLGFTHFQPAQTTTVGKRATLWLQDLLMDLEDLDYQLSKAKLLGSKGTTGTQASFLELFDGNHEKVKKIDPIIAKKMGFDSYFAVSGQTYPRKLDSQILNILSSIAQSSFKFSNDIRLLQHLKEIEEPFEKSQIGSSAMAYKRNPMRSERIGSLARYVIADAINPAITASTQWFERTLDDSANKRISVPEAFLCVDAILTLYRNIVDGLVVYPKVIEKHLNAELPFMATENIMMDAVKAGGNRQELHEKIRIHSMAAGRVVKSEGKPNDLLERIANDKSFGLTFEELSSIMDAKNFVGRSPEQTEEFINEIIKPILEKNIDLIDNNANEVRV
- a CDS encoding adenylosuccinate synthase produces the protein MVKAIVGACWGDEGKGKITDILATSADIVIRFQGGSNAGHTIINDYGKFALHQMPSGVFNKNTVNIIGTGVAFNVPYFVKEMNYLKENGVPTPKILISDRVQLLMPYHILLDSYEEARLADKQFGSTKSGIAPFYSDKYAKIGIQISHLFDEEVLRDRINNACEIKNVLIKHLYNKPLLNAEEIFNEVIQYRDLVAPYVVNTTEYLHKAVKEGKEILLEGQLGALKDPDHGIFPMTTSSSTLAGFGAIGACLPPHSIKKVYTVAKAYSSAVGEGAFVSEIFGDEAQELRVRGGDAGEFGATTGRPRRMGWFDCVATRYGCILQGTTDVAFTAIDVLSYLDEIPVCIGYEINGEVTREFPVTSLLEKAKPVYKVLPGWKTDIRGINNYDELPDNAKNYVEFIEKELGFPVTIVSNGPKRHEIMYR
- a CDS encoding PLP-dependent aminotransferase family protein, whose product is MTKLEFQFDKQSHEKYYIQLYKIFTNKISSGVLKAGSKMPSIRKTALNLKININTVLQAYNLLEQNGYIEKIHGKGSYVKKISDFSLDQKVKPLLDSFKHGQIIKNKIINFSNGTPPSEYFPAAIYQDLSNRIINTYHGDIFSYQDVQGVLSLRKVLADDLEKDDIFVNPEEIIITSGTQQSLDIILKLFKNSSNLTVGLSAPTYPNALNIFSNSCNIKSIDLKNDGWNMEEFEEILKREKIKLVYEVINFQNPTGIKWSDSKKQKLLKLAKKYDFYIIEDDSFSEFYYTDNRPFPLKSFDQVDHERVIYIKTYSKSIMPGLGLALVIPPKKLIEKSIFIKYGLDTNTSGLNQKILELFIKEQYLEEHLTFLRQEFKEKYLYMIKLLSEVPYITVLNIPEGGFFIWILLSQHIKGELFYEKCKESNLSILPGNVFYNDKLSTYKIRLTFVSANLKEIKEGIETIKNILLTCAPPKNNKSKIIL
- a CDS encoding radical SAM protein, with amino-acid sequence MEKMKFLFGPVPSRRLGRSLGISPIPKKTCNYSCIYCQLGRTNKMTNIRQEFFKIENILNEFKIYLKDSDKFDIITIVGEGEPTLYSQLGNLILELKKLTDKPIAVITNGALFSDENVFKELLNADFVLPSLDAYNEELSKKIDRPHGSISFEKEINGLINFSNTYKGNLWIEIMLIDGFNSDKNSISNFKKLLRKIKYDRLYLNTPVRPPAENFVKTVSKSVMEYASKELGGISIDMLSSGFFFSEIKDSIEAILSIIRRHPMNQFELESFLQSRKIKDISKFIEKIEENNKVNVINYKGIKTYRLK
- a CDS encoding pyridoxamine kinase, with protein sequence MEKIIKKVAAIHDLSGFGRASLTSIIPILSNMGIQVCPLPTAILSTHTGGFKNFSFIDLTNSMPNFINHWKTLGLEFDCIYSGFLGSSKQIDIVSDFIDFFGNNDNLIVVDPVMGDEGSLYNTMEKNIVYKMRNLIHKADIITPNFTELCLLLNKEYNSLISEKEIKSWIFELAKTGPNIIIVTSVPEEKNSLEKFSNVIAYDKKNNVFWKTTCKFIPTSYPGTGDSFTSVLIGSLLQKDSLPMAIDKATNFINQCIRASYGFKYPNREGILLEKMLPILNMPLVNSNYELLENDLK
- the megL gene encoding methionine gamma-lyase, coding for MHDLKGKGIGTIAIHAGNEKNPFGSLSAPVFQTSTFVFDSTEQGAARFSGKEEGYIYSRLGNPTVALAERKVAALEHGEAAAGMAAGMGAISSTLWTLLKAGDHVIADTTLYGCTFALLNHGLTRFGIEVTFLNTGDLDAVKAAMKENTRVVYLETPANPNLKIADIEALSKIAHENPYTSVIVDNTFASPYNQNPLTLGADIVVHSATKYINGHGDVVAGFAVGPKDVINQIKLVGIKDMTGSVLGPAEANLIVRGLKTFEVRMQRHCENAMTVAKWLEAHPKISKVYYPGLESHEGHEIAKKQMKNFGGMLSFELTGGFEAGKTLLNNVEMFGLAVSLGDTETLIQHPASMTHSTYTKEELAAAGIPEGLVRLSLGLENVEDIIADLEQALGKVK
- the atpC gene encoding ATP synthase F1 subunit epsilon produces the protein MNSFKLEIITPLGIKFEKEVEYILLKTTEGNMGILPNHAPFVAGLYSDEIKIRLNKSDEISYYISGGFLEINKEKVLIIVDEAMLPDEIDLLQAKKELEFAQKKLEKLNEDKQIVMAQKSLQDALVKVRVAERLL